The region ATTTCCCCGCTCCGCAGGgaccggggaggggggggggtgtttaTTCGTAGGAGGCTGCGTCTGATTTGCCTGGGGAGGGCAACTAAAACGCCTGAGCGGCTTCTCCCCCCTTTTCCTCCCGCAGGATCTTCATCATCTGGGCCATCAGCAGCTGGTTCCGGCGTGGGCCAGCGCCACAGGAGCAGAACAGCGCAGGCGGGACGCCGCGAGCCCCGAGCCGAAACCTTTTCCCCAAGGACACTTTAATGGTAACGCCGGCAAGAAGCGGTGCCGCCCCATCCCGGGGGATTCCTGGGGTGGATCTGGTGCTTTGGCTTTGAGTTTTCTCTTCGGTTTGACGGCGCTAAATCATAACTCCGCCCGCGGCTGCGGCGGCCGGGCGGTGCGGCGTGGCCAAGGGGTATTTTTTTGTGCTCGCCGAAGCGCCGAGCCGGTTTGGGAAGGGGATGCTTTGGCGTTGTGTGGCAGAGCAGGAGTGATTTGGGTGCTGATATCTCACCATCCAGCTGAGTTTTCTCCGGCACCTGTCGCCCTCCTCTTTCCTCAGGATCTTTATGTTTATATCTCGGAGCACGAGCACTTTACGGACTTCAACGTCAGCTCGGCGCTCTTCTGGCAGAAGCGGGATCTGGTCTACGGAGACTGGACCAGCGGGGAAAACGCCGACGGGTGCTACGAACACTACGGGGAAGTCGACATTTCACAGGTGGGGGCACCCGCtgctttttgggggggggggtttgaAGCGGGGTGGGGGGTCATCCAGGGGCACGCTCGAAGCTATTCCAGGAAATTTGAGGGGACCCGAGGCGTGGAGCAGCACCGGCTGTCCCAGCGCATCCCCGCTGTCCCCTTTGCCCGTCTCCCGTTCCTTTTGGACGGCGGGTGAGAACCTGTGGAGCGGGCTGGGGTCTCTCGTCGCGCCCTGCGAGGTGACAGGGCTCAGGGCCGTAGTTTTGGGGACCAGCCGAGGTTCTGCTCCGTCGCGGGACGCGAGCCGTGGGGCTGCTGCTTCGTATTTCGCTTTCAGGCGGGGCCAGGTGGCTGTGGGgaggctggtggtggtggtggccctGTCCAAACCTGGCTGCCCGGGAGGTGACAGCCCTTGCTCCGACCGACgtgtcccctccctgctgcgCTGTGATTTCAGAGCGTCCAACAGAACGGCTCCATCTACATCCACGTCTACTTCACCAAGAGCGGTTTCCATCCCGATCCCCGGCAGAAAAACCTCTACAGGCGCCTCGCCACCGTCCACACGTCGCGAAGTAcgacccgggggggggggcgggaggggagaaaaagggcGGCAGGTGCCGGCCCgggggtggtgctggggggaaggggcaCCCCGAATTCCTGCTGCAAAACGGGAGCCTGAAGGAGTCGGGGTGAGCTCGGGCTTTGGCTCGGCGAAGGCAGGAGCCTGAAGGGGAGCGTCAGGGTGAATATCTGGAGCTCAGCCGCTCCCTGGAGATACTTCCTGCGCTTGGGATTTGTCCTTTTGGAACCGAcggaggaaaaaaacctctttaaatCTCTGCGAGCTCCCGGTTTCTGTCCACGTTACACAAGAGGGGGGGGGTCCCCACCTGTCCAGGGGCATGGAACCCCGTCAGCGTTGAGAGGGGGGGGAGGAATTGCCCCGTTCAGACCTTCCTGCTTCGTCTCAGGTGGTTTCTCCTCCAACAGCCGATGCGATTATCCCAAAGGTTTGGCTGTTCCTTGGTTCTTTGTTCCCAAATGACCAAGTTTTCTTGTGAGAGCTGCGAGGCGGTCCCAAATAATTCGTTTTTCTGGGGAATGACCTGAGGAAAACgggctgcttctgcctgcttCCTCCTGTCCTGGCGGGATATAATCTTAAATTTCTTTCCCGACTTTGTGCGGGGCTGGAAATACTCacttttcctaattttttttttttttctagtgatcAACAAATACAAGCGCCGGCGGttccagaaaaccaaaaacctccTGACGGGTGAGACAGAGGCAGATCCTGAAATGATCAAGGTAACTGGCACTTTTATCTTCTAGTTTgtgttgcattattttttttttatattttatgattttttccACTCTGTCGGCCACCCTCGGGTATTTACGTGCCATCCTCCAGCCGCAAAGCTGTCGGGAAGTGCCGCTGGAGGATTTCCCCCTCCTACCCGGGGCACgttcctccttcctgctccGTAGGGAAGGGAGAGGATCGTGATTTCCTCGTTCATATTTCTGGGATGGAAGGGGTTGGCTTT is a window of Falco naumanni isolate bFalNau1 unplaced genomic scaffold, bFalNau1.pat scaffold_471_arrow_pat_ctg1, whole genome shotgun sequence DNA encoding:
- the CLPTM1 gene encoding cleft lip and palate transmembrane protein 1; translated protein: AASPPFSSRRIFIIWAISSWFRRGPAPQEQNSAGGTPRAPSRNLFPKDTLMDLYVYISEHEHFTDFNVSSALFWQKRDLVYGDWTSGENADGCYEHYGEVDISQSVQQNGSIYIHVYFTKSGFHPDPRQKNLYRRLATVHTSRMINKYKRRRFQKTKNLLTGETEADPEMIKRAEDYGPVEVISHWHPNLTINMVDDHTPWVKGSVPPPLDQYVKFDAISGDYYPILYFNDYWNLQKDYFPINETLQRLPFRLSFCPLSLWRWQLYAAQSTKSPWNFLGEDLYEQSDEEQDSVKVALLETNPYLLALTIIVSIVHSIFEFLAFKN